Genomic DNA from Eschrichtius robustus isolate mEscRob2 chromosome 4, mEscRob2.pri, whole genome shotgun sequence:
gaagttcctttagcatttgttgtagagctggtttggtggtgctgaattctcttagcttttgcttgtctctaaagcttttgatttctccatcaaatctaaatgagatccttgccgggtagagtaatcttggttgtaggttcttccctttcatcactttaagtatatcatgccactcccttctggcttgcagagtttctgctgagaaatcagctgttaaccttatgggagttcccttgtatgttatttgtcgtttttcccttgctgctttcaataatttttctttgtctttaatttttgccactttgattactatgtgtctcggcgtgtttctccttgggtttattctgtatgggactctctgcgcttcctggacttgggtggctatttcctttcccatgttagggaagttttcgactataatctcttcaaatattttctctggtcctttctctctctcttctccttctgggacccctataatgcgaatgttgttgcgtttaatattgtctaagaggtctcttaggctgtcttcatttcttttcattcttttttctttagtctgttccgcagcagtgaattccaccattctgtcttccaggtcacttatccgttcttctgcctcagttattctgctattgattccttctagtgtagttttcatttcagttattgtattggtcatctctttttgtttgttctttaattcttctaggtctttgttaatcatttctcaaggtactaatttatttaaactttccAGAGCACAGAGAAAAATGGCAGTCTTGCCAGGTTCTTTTATTAAGCCAAACACCAAATGAAACCCTAAAACCAAAATCTGACAAAGATATCACAGACTTATCTCATTTAACTACTGTTACAAAAATCCTGAAATCAATTCTGACActacattaaaggaaaaaaacaaaacctgaaagatttttttattccAGAAATTACTGTGACTGACATGACATATACtaataaactaaagaaaaaaaatctatattggaTTCTCCAAAGATTCTAAAAAGGCATCTATTTAAAACAACTCTTGCTAAAATAGGAATTTAAGGAATACATTAAGATCGAAAGTATGTATTACTCAAACCAGAAGCATTCCTAACATACTAAGCATCGAAACACACTACAACACCACAATAATTAAAACAAGATGGTGGAAACTTAGGACCAAATAGCTCAATGGAATCAAAGAGTCTATAAAAGAAAACGTATATTTGAGAATGTAGTAAATATTAGTAGTTATATGTTATATCAGTGGGTAAAGGTGACCTATTCATCCAGTTAATCATTTGGAAAAAACAATTAAGTTAAACTCTACTTCATACCATACACATAAAAATGCTagataaactttttaaatttaactacTAAAAATACTGCagaatatattttcataatattgggGTAGGACAGATTTTCTTAAAAAGTGATAAAACTCAGAACCAATAAGGGAAAAGACTTTCTGATAAAACatgaattaaaatatgtatatggcTATGTCAGGAAAAATTACTATAATCTATATTAACAAAGATAACTACACATGATATATAAAGAGTTCTCACAGATctagaaagaaatacaaacagcCAAAAGGAAGACAGACAAAGGGTAAGCAATtaatataaaaagaatttaatggaaaaaaagctcaacctcagtagtaataaggaaaataaaaatttaaacagcaatgaaatatttttcgCACCAGACtggcaaaaaattaaaagattcttAATATCCAGGGCAGGTTACGCTATCAGTGCATATAACTAATATGGAAAGcccttttaaaaggaaatttggcATTAGctgtaaaaaaatttaatgtacaCACTCTGgaccagcaatttcacttttagGAACTAGCCTACAATAACATTCACCCACGCACACAAAAATGTACGTTGAAGGGTGCTCAGTGCAACATGGTTTCCAACTTTTCTGACAGTCAAAAAGCCCATAAACAGAGCATGTTTAAAGAAACTATGGTACTTTAAGAAATCACTTAAGAATACTATGGAATACTCTgtagactttaaaaagaaaagagcagatCACAAAGTAtggacagaaaaaataaataacagtaaaACTACAAAATAGTACATAAAACACAAcctatttttgtgtttatatagACACAAAAGCAAATAGgttcacatgtacacacatacattagTGTATGTATATGAGAAAAAATTGAGGAGGAATATGAACCAATTGACAGAAACTCCTCACTTTCTACATTATTGCATTTAAATGGTTTATAATATACCTATATTATTTTtgttaacagaaaaataaaaataagaggttAAAATGCATGACATATGATTTCAATGACATCACAACAGAAACTACACACAATCCTTCTAGCACTCACTTGTGGTCCTTGAAAATGTCCACCAGAAAATTTTGGTTAATGGCTGGAAATATCTTAAAGAGCTGCTTCTCCTTTAGTTTAGTGGCACAATCTTTTTCAAATATAAGCGGCTCCcttttctaaaacaaacaaaaaaaagacaaaaaccgtCTTTATGATGGAATTTACAATACTAGTTATGCTGACCCAAAAGCATGGTTATTTTATTGCAAAAAGACTAATAATTTAAAAGCAGTCACAGACTTTCTTCACTGATTAAAGGCTGAAATTAGTAATATAAGTATTCTTGCACAATTTATTTATATCCCATTTTTTACTAAGTATTTGAAGCTGctcattaacacacacacacacatacacacaatcacacatatacatatatgtgtgtgcatgtgtatatatactcTCACATATACACACCCAACACATTCAATCATATTATACAAAAAaggatgtagatatatatatataaacaggatataaataaatgaagtcagAGAGTAGAGAAAATAAAGGTAAGAATATAGGATAAAGCTAGCAAGTAAAATTAGTATATAAATGCATGCCACAAAATCCTGTACAATTGCTAAAGGTGGGCCACAAATTCAGTTCTTAGCTTCTTAGTGGCCAAAGCAAAGGGGGAAACAAAGATTCTCAGTgtccataaaataaaaacaaaccagttGCTCAGGAGAAGTACAGCTTTTTCTGGTACTGAGACCTGAGAGAAATTTCTCCCATCGGTCCTCATAAAAGGGACACTGTGTGATGCTGTGAACAACGTCCTCAAAAACATATTCTCCTCAATGGGCAGAAACTACAATGTACAAATAAGTTGCAAATTCAGGTtgacagaaaatcttaaaattcacattaaaaaaattttttcacaaaCATATTTACTCCAAAGTAATTGTATGAGAATTGTTACTAATTGTTATTTTTTCAAAGTCATATTTGGATTGTTTAAATAGCCAAACCGAAAGAGCTTTCCTAAAATGTGCCATTTTAATTCTAATTGAGGAATATGGTAATCATTCTTAAAGTGATTTCTAACTCTAAGACAATTTACTGACATTGTGATTTAActatgtaatatttttgtttattccaAAAATCCTAATGTCTGAAAAATAACTTCCTATAAAATTTCAAAGGTGtctctgaaaatataaaaattacaataatttaGGAAAATCCTGGAATAGTTGTTGGTTTTGAAGCCTAACCATATTTAGGCCATTTATAACaccaaacaacaataaaaaaagaaccacaatAGGTGACAATCTGACCAGTAAAAAGGACTGATCAGACATCACAAGAGTGATGAAAACAAGCCACCTtgagaattttaaatattcacatCTTATTTAAGATATACATTATAATCCGACCTTACTAAAAAATTCAGTGATCAGATTTACTACCAATCTGCCAGATCATAGAGTTTCTAAACTACAAATTCTAAGGTCCCATCAATAAACTGAAAACTCATAACCGTAATCATGTTACAATTAATTATCCAATTCATACATTATGcctaatgtttattttatatgctttgttttaaaagaatttaaatgatATTTCTCCTTTGGGAAATTCTCTGAGAAATTTCTCCAGAAATTCTCTTAACTGAGGCTTTAAGGGGGAATACCCTCAGGATGAAGAGTACAGCTTCTATTACCAAACCcatggaaagaaaagcaaaaatcactgataggaaaaaaaaaaaaatttaagttggaAAGTCAAAGAAACTTTTTTGTTCATTATTATACTAAGAGATTAAAAGGCAGGTTAGAACCATAAAGATAAGTTTCAGTAGAGGAAAATGGCATTTCAACAAAAAGTGTCACACCATTTTGAGCATAAATTCTaggctttccttattttttaagaaaatctatTTCTCCAATTTATTACATATGTGAATTGAAGAAGGATATTTGAAACAACACTAAATTATAAGATCTTACTGAAGAGATTGTTCTTTGGATTATGTAAACATGCAAAGATGGTAATGGTAGCTTATTTCCAACTTAATTAACAAGATAACTGGGGGAAATAAATATGAAGGTAGAAGAAGCCCATCATTCTTTCTATGCCCCAATTCTATGTATTTCAGCCAATACAAAGGTGTTCCTTTGAGCAGTCAAATGAGTGAAAAAAGAGGGTAAAATGCTTTAAGATCACCAACTAAGAAAATTTTTTCCCTTGAGAATTGGACTAAATAACCTCTAAGGTCTTTTCCCTTTTGATTCTGAAATTCTCTAATACTAATTTTCAGAATTCcaaaaaaggttaagaaaaagaaatgcaaaataaaccaAATTCTCTTACGGCTTCATATAATTAGATATGttgaataaagaacaaaaattaagttCAAAGCAAAGTGAAATATCTGTCTGAACTTGTTTAATTGAAAAGTTAGATAAAAAAGAAGAGTATTTAATTTCAGATTCATAAGTTTCtaaaatttttctctaaaaaaattttgtttcaaagatGGACAATTCTTTAATAGCAAGTCTCATTTCTTATTACTAACttataaatgaaattatcttcaaaggaaatatttctttcacgtttttctagaattaaaaaattaCAGAAGTAAATGTTAAAGATAAGATATATATACCTGCaaaattaaatctaaaacaaCAGATTTAACATAAATTGGCTTACTGTTATAGAATATCAACTAATTTTCCAGAAGCAAAGACCTCCAACTTCAAactacatttaaaacatttttcaattttaaCATTAACTTCAATtaggttaaaatacagatttcagaCTAGGAAAAGTAGaatcaaatgaaaatcaaaaagtaAACATATGATTAAATTAGAGTCAGAGACAAAGGCTTAATATTTATACTAACTCATACCAAATCATGCTTTTCCTGTAAGGCAATTTCTTCTGACATTATTTCTCTGAGTGATACTTTTTTAGTATGAGTGTTCCAATGATCCAATAAGGGTAGCATTTCAGGTGCTGCTAAAGTCTTCAGTAATTTTTTGCCCGTTCTCTGAGATGATTTTTGTTCTGGATTATCAAGACCAACACGCCCAACCAGGGAAGGATCTACAAAAGCAGTATCAATAGTGTCAGACCATCAACAATAAATGTACAAATTAGGCATTATTCATTCAGTTACATCTACCTCAGAGAGACCcagaaaacatgattttttaCTCTTTGCTTATAAATACAATATTCCAAGTTGTATTTCAAAGTTTCAAAATACATCTTCACATAATCGCAAGCAAGTATAAATGTAGAAATATTCAAATGAACAATGATCTGGGTATTACTGTAAATCAACTCAATGCTTCCCCACTCTTTTTCATATCACATCAACACAGAGAAAACAGTGACACACATATACACTGGTAAACAGAGGAAGCTGCAGCCAGCCAGAAGTGAGCAGCTTTGGTCAGCTCTGCTTGGCCACTCCAAGAACTGAAAGGATGAATATTTCTGCAAATCTGTAACCCATTGGAGGCCTACAATAAATATGGAACAAATGATATTCAACATAAGGAAGGAACTAAACATTCTAAGAAGTTCATAATAACAAGACTTAATGTATAATATTTCAGCTTTTCTAAGAGCAACACATTCTGATATACTCCTTTGATTTCCTGGAGAGTGAAGAAATAGCAAATACTGTCATCTGAATAACTCTGATACTCTTTGGGAACCTCTAGCTCTCAAACAGCTTTAGCTCTTGAAGCTACAACACAGGTCTGAACTAAAGTTAAGAATCTTCACTCTAACAATCTTCAACCTGGAGTCCTAGTACGGAGTGAACAAGAGAGGCATCTGGAGGAACTCAGGCACAAAAGGAGGACCCTGTAACAGGTCTGCCACCCTGCACTAACCACTTACGACAACGCTATCTAAGAAATCTTCTGGAAtcaattattttcaatttggCAGATGTAAGCAAAAAGCAGGTTGACTTTTGTGCTCTAACTATATTAACAtcaataaaaaatttgaaaaaccaaGTAATATTTCAATGATGCTCTCAAACCACAACAGCTTCCCTTCATTCAGAGCAAAATCATAAACAGGAAACACCCTGACTATGTGCATTAGAGAACACCTTGGGTGTTCCACAGCactcctggtttttttttttttaattgaaatatagttgatttataatgttgtgttagttttcagGTGTTAACTGAAAGTTAAATGATATTATAggggcttttttcttctttaagctttattttcttttgtatcaATATTAAATGTTCAAACTTTTATTTGCAAATCAAAATTCTTGGGTAACATATTTTGTGGAAGTATATTTAAAATGAGTTaagattcagggacttccctggcctgctcccagtgcagggggcccaggttcgatccctggtcagggacctagatcccgcatgccacaactaaaagagccctcacgccgcaactaaagatcccgcacacctcaacaaagatcccacatgtggcaacgaagatcccgcgtgccacaactaagacctggcgcagccaaataaacaaacacttaaaaaaaaaaaaaaaaagagttaaaattcatacacacacaccaagTTTTAACATCAAGACAAGAACATTAGAAGTGAAAATATGTGTTTTACCTTGCATTAATTTGCCACAGGATACCTCTTCTTGTCTTTGTCGCTCCTAAACACAGAGGCAGAACAGGGGATTGGCAAAGGAGGGTGCATTAGAAAACAAgcttgtattatttttctctagtAATCATTTTTCCCTGTAAAACTATCAATCATTCTTGCTAAATCTAATAAAACtagataaatataattataaattgattccatctatatattttttctacttatAGAGCTCTTatgctgtgattttttaaaaactgcttatgAAACTTAATTAGCACTGCAAGTCTTTAAGGAGTAAAAaactatttatgatttttttccctaaaaaaaaaaaaaaatcaacaatcatATTGAGCTCCGTCATTAATTATATAATTTGGCCAGTctggaaataacctaaaatactggaaggagaaaaaaaaatcagtaacctGTCAACTGGTAAAATTAATTCTCTCTCAAAGTCAAAATTCAATAGAATCTTTCATATAACAGATTTTATTGAAGAGCAAAGGTGACAAAATGTACACAAAAGgagctttctttaaaaagaagccTACCAACCATTAcagattctttccatttttcatgaATCACTTTAGCCAGATTCAGATCTATATGAACCACACAATCCTCAACTGTTAGGGACCCTTGTGagggggggaagaaaagaaaagaaaatatgatcaTTACTCATTATACATTTGCAGAAAACATACTCAACTACCTTATGTATCATAAaactaatttgtatttttaattactAACCTATGTTTCTAGTTCTAAATCTCTTGgaatatttttatgtaatatgTCATTGTTTTCACACTTCTTGGCAGGTACAATTATATTATGTTTCATATATTTAAGTTATTCATGTCCATTAgactaaatatatttaatatattcatttcCATTAGTCAAGACTTTCCAGTAGGCATACTCTAAGGAATTATCTTGCCTTAAGTGTATCTGGAGTAGCACCAAAGGATTCAAAAAGATGTGTCTGTGCAAATAAGTATGAGGTAAATACCAGAGAAAACTTCCAGTATATGCACAAGATGAATACAAAGTCCATCTAAATACTCTCTATTTCTtcaaattatatacttaaaaatctTCTACAAACACACTGTGTCAAAAATAATAAGGTAGGCAACACAAATTACTTTTACACTTCtattaacataaaataattttaaaattgaactaGACTCTCTATCTATATTCTATTTACACAAAGATACACATAtaagtaatttactttttccttaCCTGAATCAATACCAACAGGGCCAAATAACTCATTGAGCTGAAAAGCCAGTTCAGGGGGTAATGCCAATTCCAGACAGTCTATGGTCAGCGATTTGGCCATCACTGGCGTGGGATTCAATGTCTCAGTCTTATCTTCTTCAGTAACTCCAGCTGACAAAGCACTCCCTGCCATTAGAATTTTTTCCACTTCCTGTTCATCTTCATTCATAAATTCTTCTGTGTTTGGAAATTTCACATAATCCTTTGGaagattttcacttttatttatgtcAAAAGAGTCAGTAAAATAAAGTTCTTCATGTAATTCAAGATCCGAAGTGCTTGATACAGAGTttaaaatatcagacaaattCAAAGAAGAATGTATACTGTCTCCAATCTCAGTGACTTCTGGATTCTTCTCCATTTCACTCACATTTTTAGTGGTAGTAGCTTTTAGAGTGCCTGGAAAAAACTGCTTAACATTATATAAACCTGAAAGTTCTGCCTGACTATTAGGAAGTACTTCATTATTATTCTTGAGATCTACATTAGGAAATATACCTGTTATTAATCCAGGTTTTTCAGTAGTTATAGCTCTTATTTCTGCCTGCTCTaagttttccttttctgaattACAGGTAGACTGTACATTAGTGTTACTGATACCAATTCCATGGCTAAATTCTGGCACAGAAGAATTAGACTCCTCTAAGCTTCCTCTTTGGCTAATAATTTCCTTCAAATTCAGTCCCAGAGAAAATGGCCCAATTTGTGCTTCATCATATGACTTTTTTATATTCTCAAATTCAGTATCCTCACATAATTTAGTTTCAGAATCCAATAAAAGGCTTGTGGCCCAAATAATATCTTTGTTACACCTCTCATATAGGTCTTTTAGGGCTTCTAATGAAAACGATCCAAATAGTTTACAAAGAATGTTTAGATTTTCAGATTCATCAGCACTGGTAAGCTCACTTTCTTCAACATATGTGCTTTTGTCATACATTACCCTATATGGAATTGCTTCTTGAACATCTAATTTTGTGTTAATATTGAAAGCTTTCGGTTTAAATCCATCTAATCTTCCTGTTAATACTCTCAGAGAATCTGAAacactaattttattcttttctattttccataaGAGAGCAAAATCCTGTGGTTCAGTCTGAGTACACTTGCCTACTTCTATTCCAGGGACTTCTTTAgtcttttcttcttgaaatttAGCTAAAGTTTGTGGTCCCACTCCTCCAGGAGCAGTTGGCACACTATTGGTAAAAGTAAGAGACAATGTGTGTTGCCTATGAATCTTTTTACTTGGACAAGTTTTATTCTCACAGGTCATTTCATTGGGCAGCATTTCAGAACTTCCTCGAGTAGAACTACCCAACGTTTTTAGTTCTTCAGGGCTTGTGCCCCAACAGGCCTCACGTGCTGTATATAAGGACATTTCATTCATACTGTTGTTAGTTCCAAATTCTAGGTTGGGTTCATTTAAGCCAGCCTTTGGCATTCTTGATCTGTGTTCTCTCTGAGCTAAAGAATCAGATGAAGGCCAGTCACCCACAATGTTGAATGAGTcttcttcagtatttttataaGTACCATATTTACAGCTATTGAAAGATTCTGAGGCATCATCACACTGTGACTTGCTGTCATCCTCTACGTTTTCATGTGGAGATCCTCGTGGCTGGATACAATCTATACTCACAGATAAACTACTGTCTAATACTTTATGTGACTGAGGGCAATTATACTTTTTGTCACTTTGTATAGATACAGCTTTTTCAGTTTTTCGGTTCCTTTTTGTCCTCTGACCGATAGACTTATCAACTGGCCAGTCACCAACAAAAGGCAGCTCTTGTCTTGGGAACTTTTCTGAAGttgatttgcttttttgttttccaaaggCTTTTTTCTTTACTCCTGCTCTTTCTTCCAGCATTTCACTAGATGaagatttttcattttgaagtgGTACAGTATTTGAAAGACCACAGTCTTCTTGATTACTTCCACCATAGCAAATACTTGGTGATATTCTCTCTACAAAACTATCTGCATTGGTTTTACTACACTCTTTTTCAGGAGCCATTTCTACTGgttcttctttttcacttttgtCTGTTGCTAGTTCTTTGCTTtcagaatcagaaaaataaatgtctggaGCTTCCTGAATGAAAGCATTCTGAATGTTAGGATTCATAccacttatttctctttttccgtTGTTTAAATCTGCATTAGGGAGATATGTAACGTTCTCAGGTAACAAATTTTCTTTGGTCACACCATGCTTCTTCTCTTCAATTAACTCTGGATGCTTCAGAGACGAggataaaacattttcttctttttcagaggCAATATCTTCATTGTCTCTTGGGCTGTAAGATTTGTTTTTAAGTATTATAAGGAAATCTCTTAATGTTGCCATTAATATTATGATTTAAAGAATCATTCAACTGAAAGACAAGACACTTGATCCTTCCCTAATACACTATGAACACATCGCTTTATTGTAATCCCAACACCTAGCACAACGCTTGGCATACAAGAAGCACTCAAATTTTTTCAAATTGAATAATTAACAAGAGATTTTCAGTTAAGGTGTTTATTATGCATTAAATATTAAAGTTAAGGTTCTAAATTTGTTCCCAGAAGAGGACACCTCCCTAGCTCCTTTCCAACCTATTTAAGCTTAATATATGTGAAACTAGGTCTGCCTCTATACCACCTGTCATTTGCTGCAGAGGAAAATGCTTAAGATTGATTTACAAAGTCTCAAAGAGTCAACCAACATGATCTGCACAATTAAGTGAaatgagagaaagggaggagagcTCTCATTTGAGATGTCACttgctaaattttttaaaaccatccTCGATGTTAATTTCAGACTCAGAGCACTTTTGCCGAATCATTATACTTTGAACTTCAGTGCATTTTCCTTATTTAACAActcatcttcctttctttctttattgcagGAGTTCTCAAAGTCCCAACTCTCCCATGAAGCCTTCCTAAGTGAAATCACACCTAACATTCAGTTTTCTATATATCAGATGCTATTATAAGTCCTTCACAAGTATTAATTCATAATCCTTATGAGATCCTTATAAGCAAAgtgttattattgctattttgcaaatgaggagcCGAAGTATAGAGAGATTTTATAATTTGTCAAAGATTACAAAGCTTTGGGATTTGAAGCCAGGAAATACAGCTAGGGAGctcatattcttaaccactttgcaaTACTGCTCCTCAATAAAAGAgcatttgtgaattttcttttcCCAACTCCTTTTTAAAAGGGTCTCTCATCCTTAATCATCAAAAAATGTGAGCAATTCAGACCTCTAGTTATATTTAAGACTCTTCTTTactcacttatttattcaattgTTTATGTATCCTAAATGTTTTTAACATAATCAGTACTATCCTGAATTGCAAACTTTCAAAAGGCTATGACTTGTTATTACTTAGTAAAAGTATACCATGCATAATACATTTTTACGATACTAGCTTGAAGGAGTATTTTTATTAATACCTAAGAAAATTAAGAAGTAATGTGactatatacaaaataacaaTAGAGGGTAGATAAGGTAACAGATAAATACTGGAATAGCAGCAAGTTAAATAAAGAAGGCAGGAGTATTCATAGTGTAAACATGGACCTACATAAACCAGAAGACAATGAAACCCCCACATATGTCATCACCCACATAAACTTTTACTTCTCTTGCTAACCATATATATCCTGCTCCAGGTAAGACTATACCTAAaccctacaaacaacaaatgcctaccttatttttaaagttatttggcAGTGATTTTAGAAGTTCCTAAActatcagatttttttaaattaaatttttaaattgaatttttgtaCATAGAGACTTTAACCTACCTAGTACTTCTGTCACAAGAATATGCACACAACTCGATACGTTCCATTTTCTCTGGAACTGAAGAACTCATGATTATGGGCACTGAAACAAAACGTTGATAGTGTTCCAACattcttgttattttttctttgcttatccCATGAATATTACGCCTAAAaattccaggggaaaaaaagggtagAAGGAACATTggtaattaagtttttaaaaaatcggcTCATATAATGTTAAGAGAAACAATGATACATttctaatacataaaaatatcaaaactgGTTTATTATGACACAATATAAACTATTTGATTCTAAGTTTCATTTTATTCAGAATGTCCtaaattaccattttcttaatcatgCCATACAATCTTTTCCAAACATCCTTCATCAACTTGGAAAAAACCAGCAGATCTTAATAACTTTAAAAGAAGTTATTCTCAAGCTCTGCCAAAAAAACTCAGACGAATATGACCATCATTTCAATTGATTAATTATTAACTAGTGACTAAAAAAATTCCACTACAGAGGCTTCCAGTTATGCCAGTACAGCAGACTAGATGTGCCAAAGGACACTCCTATTACAATAAAACTGGATCCCATACGAATTAAAGCAGACACACACTTTAACACATTTTAAGttcaagtaaagaaaaaaattcctagtATTTGAAGTCTCTGGATGTCCAAATATGAAGTTCATTATATTTGTGCTTTCATTCATGGTAGcttattcctttgtttttgtttatgagCTCACACTTAGTTGAATCTAATATATGGGAATCCTTAGGCCTTAAACTGGGGGTGCTTTCATTCATACAGCATCTGAATTTGCATCTGCCAGGAGGCAAGATGGTACGCTTTAGTCCTTCAAGGGTCTTGTCTTAATGAAAACATCCAGTTGAAACTCTCCTATCTCAGGCTGGATCCAACGTTTAGTGTCTGGATCCCGGGGCTAATATTAGCATTTGCCACCTGGGGAAATCTGGCTTTCATATTTAAATACCTCAGTCTTATCTGGTTTCAGACGACAGAGaagcaaagagatagaaaatatgaaagagaggttaagagacatagacatagaggaCAGAGCAAAAAGGTCTAGACTACATCTCATCCAAGTCCCAGAAACAGAAGAGAGAGTACG
This window encodes:
- the N4BP2 gene encoding NEDD4-binding protein 2 isoform X5; protein product: MPRRRKNLGGNPFRKTTNSKEVVSSVASHEEPTTTLPSMCETKVDQEELFTSISEMFSDLDPDVVYLMLSECDFKVENAMDCLLELSATDAKIEESPSKSFVASENQVDAVGCEIMEKCPPEEESEDSKMDSFLDMQLTEDLDSLIQNAFEKLNSSPDDHAYSFLPLRDVNNFSNPSAFINSDSSSTTPILSTQNMDLNSENVESSASTLSSNSLTSHSLSNESKSFTKDNTLALEDSLLSSSLNVANDTMVDCSNQIQKELLESACVETQFSQAPVDLDANELQAPLNLTVQNLGLGLLGTGGDQKSSVPDVFVPSEEFNFQSHKHTELPPKGKDVNYCPVLTPLPLLLPPPPPPPMWNPMIPAFDLFQGNHGFVAPVVTTAAHWRPVNYTFPPPVISHTSPTKGWRNKEGTSAYQVQETPVSQVVRKKTSSYVGLVLVLLRGLPGSGKSFLARTLQEDNPSGVILSTDDYFYINGQYQFDVKYLGEAHEWNQNRAKEAFEKKVSPIIIDNTNLQAWEMKPYVALSQKHKYKVLFREPDTWWKFKPKELARRNIHGISKEKITRMLEHYQRFVSVPIIMSSSVPEKMERIELCAYSCDRSTSPRDNEDIASEKEENVLSSSLKHPELIEEKKHGVTKENLLPENVTYLPNADLNNGKREISGMNPNIQNAFIQEAPDIYFSDSESKELATDKSEKEEPVEMAPEKECSKTNADSFVERISPSICYGGSNQEDCGLSNTVPLQNEKSSSSEMLEERAGVKKKAFGKQKSKSTSEKFPRQELPFVGDWPVDKSIGQRTKRNRKTEKAVSIQSDKKYNCPQSHKVLDSSLSVSIDCIQPRGSPHENVEDDSKSQCDDASESFNSCKYGTYKNTEEDSFNIVGDWPSSDSLAQREHRSRMPKAGLNEPNLEFGTNNSMNEMSLYTAREACWGTSPEELKTLGSSTRGSSEMLPNEMTCENKTCPSKKIHRQHTLSLTFTNSVPTAPGGVGPQTLAKFQEEKTKEVPGIEVGKCTQTEPQDFALLWKIEKNKISVSDSLRVLTGRLDGFKPKAFNINTKLDVQEAIPYRVMYDKSTYVEESELTSADESENLNILCKLFGSFSLEALKDLYERCNKDIIWATSLLLDSETKLCEDTEFENIKKSYDEAQIGPFSLGLNLKEIISQRGSLEESNSSVPEFSHGIGISNTNVQSTCNSEKENLEQAEIRAITTEKPGLITGIFPNVDLKNNNEVLPNSQAELSGLYNVKQFFPGTLKATTTKNVSEMEKNPEVTEIGDSIHSSLNLSDILNSVSSTSDLELHEELYFTDSFDINKSENLPKDYVKFPNTEEFMNEDEQEVEKILMAGSALSAGVTEEDKTETLNPTPVMAKSLTIDCLELALPPELAFQLNELFGPVGIDSGSLTVEDCVVHIDLNLAKVIHEKWKESVMERQRQEEVSCGKLMQDPSLVGRVGLDNPEQKSSQRTGKKLLKTLAAPEMLPLLDHWNTHTKKVSLREIMSEEIALQEKHDLFLPIEENMFLRTLFTASHSVPFMRTDGRNFSQVSVPEKAVLLLSN